A window of the Arachis duranensis cultivar V14167 chromosome 5, aradu.V14167.gnm2.J7QH, whole genome shotgun sequence genome harbors these coding sequences:
- the LOC107489747 gene encoding putative pentatricopeptide repeat-containing protein At1g12700, mitochondrial — MFRGRTCASLRFLRYHHLQQIQVGIFNPKPSFLLHSHPYCSTIEIEAMKHKSYRVSCIRNLKNVDSALRFFNRMVSMNCLPCMSDFTLLFSSIVKMKHYTVAISLIKYLFSLGVKSDIFILNIVVNCLCHLNHTAFGFSVVGMMFKIGVEPDLCTFNTIVNGLCIEGNVDHAMWLADHMDNMGYQPNSHTFGPILLGLCKKGNTPAAIEILRKMEARNFIPQVFVYNIVLDALCKDGLVDEALSLFLEMTTKGIQPDTITYNCLIQGLCTFSRWQEAASFLSERKLKGIMPDMHTFNILMDALYKEGKISSARAVLGQMVRVGEEPDVVTYNSIIASYCSQNQMEKAMEVFDLMVHKGCQLDSNTYTSLIHGWCKIKSINKAIYLLNEMINKGLNLDVVTWTALIDGFCKVGKPLLAKELFLTMHEFGQHPNLQTCGTILDGLFRCHLFSDAISLFREMENNLDLNIVIYCIVLDGMYHAGKLDDARELFSSLPGKGLKPNDYVYTIMIKGLCNEGLLLDAEELLMNMEEVGCLPNSCTYNVFVQGLLRRNDVPRSIKYLQIMRDKGFTGDATTTELLLDYFSAHKGDNAFQEFVQKIV; from the coding sequence ATGTTTCGAGGAAGAACATGTGCTTCTCTGCGTTTCTTACGCTATCACCATCTTCAACAGATTCAAGTTGGTATCTTTAACCCTAAaccctcctttcttcttcactctCATCCATATTGTTCCACCATTGAGATTGAGGCAATGAAACACAAATCATACCGTGTAAGTTGCATTAGGAATCTGAAAAACGTTGATTCTGCTTTGCGTTTCTTTAACAGAATGGTTTCCATGAACTGTTTGCCATGTATGAGCGACTTTACCTTATTGTTTAGCTCTATTGTTAAGATGAAGCATTACACAGTTGCCATTTCTTTAATCAAATACTTGTTCTCCTTAGGAGTCAAATCTGATATCTTTATTCTCAATATTGTTGTCAATTGTTTGTGCCACTTGAACCACACAGCCTTTGGGTTCTCTGTGGTGGGGATGATGTTCAAAATCGGTGTGGAGCCCGATCTGTGCACGTTTAACACCATTGTTAATGGCCTTTGTATTGAAGGCAATGTGGATCATGCTATGTGGTTAGCTGACCACATGGATAACATGGGGTATCAACCCAACAGCCACACTTTTGGACCAATCTTACTTGGATTGTGCAAGAAAGGCAACACGCCTGCTGCTATTGAGATTCTAAGGAAGATGGAAGCAAGAAATTTCATACCACAAGTTTTCGTTTACAACATAGTTTTGGATGCCCTTTGTAAGGATGGGCTAGTAGATGAGGCTTTGAGTCTGTTCTTGGAAATGACGACAAAAGGTATACAACCCGATACTATCACTTACAATTGTTTAATCCAAGGACTTTGTACTTTCAGCAGATGGCAAGAGGCTGCATCTTTTCTGAGTGAGAGGAAGCTAAAGGGCATTATGCCGGATATGcatacttttaatattttaatggaTGCTCTTTATAAAGAAGGAAAGATTTCAAGTGCTAGAGCTGTACTTGGTCAAATGGTTCGAGTGGGAGAGGAGCCTGATGTTGTCACCTATAACTCAATAATTGCTAGTTATTGTTCCCAAAATCAAATGGAGAAGGCCATGGAAGTATTTGATTTGATGGTTCACAAAGGATGCCAGCTTGACTCTAACACTTACACTTCATTAATACATGGGTGGTGCAAGATCAAAAGCATTAATAAGGCTATTTATCTCTTGAATGAAATGATCAATAAAGGATTAAATCTAGATGTTGTGACTTGGACTGCTCTTATTGATGGATTTTGCAAAGTGGGGAAACCGTTACTTGCTAAAGAATTGTTTCTTACAATGCACGAATTTGGCCAGCATCCTAATCTACAGACATGTGGAACTATATTGGATGGCCTATTTAGATGTCATTTGTTTTCTGATGCAATATCATTATTTAGAGAAATGGAGAACAATTTGGATCTTAATATTGTAATTTACTGTATTGTGCTCGATGGGATGTACCATGCTGGAAAACTAGATGATGCACGAGAACTCTTCTCTTCTCTGCCAGGAAAAGGCTTAAAACCTAATGACTATGTTTATACAATAATGATCAAAGGTCTATGTAATGAAGGACTTTTGCTTGATGCTGAAGAGTTACTGATGAATATGGAAGAGGTTGGCTGCCTACCAAATTCGTGCACATATAACGTCTTTGTCCAAGGATTACTGCGAAGAAACGATGTTCCGAGGTCAATAAAATATCTTCAGATTATGAGAGACAAAGGTTTTACAGGAGATGCTACCACCACAGAATTGCTTTTAGATTACTTTTCTGCCCACAAAGGAGATAATGCTTTTCAAGAATTTGTGCAGAAAATTGTTTGA
- the LOC107489750 gene encoding putative pentatricopeptide repeat-containing protein At1g12700, mitochondrial — MLGLRKTNSKSCLLRLQRLVALLNPIISYNLAFSSSNYCTHDSRIGVHKTVNRTQLLNSIRNLKNVDSAFNLFRKMVSMNPLPSEKDFNLLFGFIVRMKDYTTAISLIKHMCSLGVCVNVCTLNIVINCLCRLENTAFGFSVMGMMFKIGLEPTMVTLNTIVNGLCVEGNVDSAIWLVEHMENIGYQPNGVTFGAIINGLCKIGDTNAAVEWLKKMNERDCKPNVVVYNTILDGLCKDRLLSHALRLFSEMTNNGIRPTVITYNCLIHGLCNFGRWKEAASLLNEMMQGGIMPDVHTFTILVDAFCKEGMILGAKSVLSFMLQMGEEPNVVTYNSLIDGYCLQSQMEEAIKLFDLMIHKNCLPTIVTYNSLIHGWCKVKDIDKAMCLLGEMVNKGLHPGVVTWTTLIGGFCKAGKPLAAKELFLAMNKHGQVPNLQTCAVILDGLFNCHFHSEAFLLFKAMEHSNLDLDIAIYNIMLDGLCKGGKFNDAQKLLSCVLAKGMKIDAYTYNIMIRGLCKEGLLDDAEDLLMKMEENGCPPNRCSYNVFVQGLLQRYDISRSRKYLQRMKNKGFPLDATTVELLICAFSANKGDNALQELLQN; from the coding sequence ATGCTGGGTTTACGAAAAACAAATTCCAAGTCTTGTTTGCTACGCCTTCAAAGGCTTGTTGCACTTTTGAATCCCATAATTTCTTATaatttggctttttcttcttcaaattaTTGTACCCATGATAGTCGCATAGGTGTTCATAAAACGGTGAACAGAACTCAACTCTTGAATTCTATTAGGAACCTCAAAAACGTTGATTCTGCTTTCAATTTGTTTCGCAAAATGGTTTCAATGAATCCTTTACCATCTGAGAAGGACTTCAACTTGCTGTTTGGTTTCATTGTGAGGATGAAGGATTACACAACTGCAATTTCTTTGATTAAGCACATGTGCTCATTAGGTGTTTGTGTTAATGTCTGTACTCTCAATATTGTTATCAATTGTCTATGCCGTTTGGAGAACACGGCATTTGGTTTCTCTGTGATGGGGATGATGTTCAAAATTGGTTTGGAGCCTACAATGGTGACACTTAACACCATTGTTAATGGACTTTGTGTTGAAGGGAATGTGGATAGTGCTATATGGTTGGTCGAGCACATGGAAAACATTGGTTATCAACCCAATGGTGTCACCTTTGGAGCAATTATTAATGGTTTGTGTAAGATTGGAGACACAAATGCTGCAGTTGAGTggttgaagaagatgaatgaaaggGATTGCAAGCCGAATGTTGTTGTTTACAACACAATTTTGGATGGTCTATGCAAGGATAGGTTGCTATCTCATGCTTTGAGATTGTTCTCTGAAATGACCAACAATGGTATTCGGCCTACCGTTATCACTTATAATTGCTTGATTCATGGCTTGTGTAACTTCGGTAGATGGAAAGAGGCTGCTTCTTTACTGAATGAGATGATGCAGGGGGGAATTATGCCGGATGTGCACACTTTTACAATCTTGGTGGATGCTTTCTGCAAGGAGGGCATGATTTTGGGGGCGAAAAGTGTGCTAAGTTTCATGCTGCAGATGGGAGAGGAGCCTAATGTTGTTACCTATAACTCTTTGATTGATGGATATTGTTTGCAAAGTCAAATGGAGGAGGCTatcaaattatttgatttgatgatTCATAAGAACTGCTTGCCAACCATTGTGACTTATAACTCTTTAATCCATGGATGGTGCAAAGTTAAAGACATCGATAAGGCCATGTGTCTCTTAGGAGAAATGGTTAACAAAGGATTACATCCAGGTGTTGTAACTTGGACCACTCTTATAGGTGGGTTTTGCAAAGCAGGTAAACCACTAGCTGCAAAGGAATTGTTTCTTGCAATGAACAAACATGGACAAGTTCCCAATCTCCAGACCTGTGCTGTTATATTGGATGGCCTATTCAATTGTCATTTCCATTCTGAAGCATTTTTGTTGTTTAAGGCAATGGAGCACAGTAATCTGGATCTTGATATTGCAATTTACAATATCATGCTTGACGGATTGTGCAAAGGTGGAAAATTCAATGATGCACAGAAGCTTCTTTCTTGTGTTCTAGCTAAAGGGATGAAAATTGATGCGTATACTTATAACATAATGATTAGAGGTCTATGCAAAGAAGGATTGTTGGATGATGCTGAAGACTTGCTCATGAAAATGGAAGAGAATGGTTGCCCACCTAATAGATGTTCTTATAATGTATTTGTCCAAGGGTTGCTGCAAAGATATGACATTTCAAGGTCAAGAAAATACCTTCAAAGAATGAAAAACAAGGGCTTTCCCTTAGATGCTACCACTGTAGAATTGCTTATCTGCGCCTTCTCAGCTAATAAAGGAGACAATGCATTGCAAGAGTTGCTGCAGAACTGA